From the Thermococcus sp. genome, the window ACCGAGCTCGTAGGAAGGTGGTGGAAGTTCGACGGCGTGGACAGGACGAAGGGCGAGAACAAGGGCTTTGAGATTGCCTTCCACGAGAACCTCATGGCGGTCTACGACGCCACCGGAACATGCAAGTTCTCAAGGCACATGTACTTCCTTGAGGGCTTCCCGGAGCTCGTCAAGGCGGTCACCGGCATGAACATCGGCGAGGCCGAGCTGATGGTCATCGGCGAGAGGATAATGAACATCGCCCGCGCCTTCAACGTCCGCGAGGGCTTCACCAGGAAGGATGACACCCTGCCGTACAGGGTTATATGGGAGCCGATTCCAGAGGGGGTCAGCAAGGGGCTCCACGTTCCGCCGTGGGAGCTCGACAGGATGCTCGATGAGTACTATCAGGCTCGCGGATGGAGCAGGGATGGAATCCCGGCCAAGGCCAAGCTCATGGCCCTCGACCTCCCGGACATCGCAGAGGACATCGGGGCGGGGATTTGATTCCTGCCTTCTCTTTGCTTCTCCCCAATAAGTTAAATATAAGAACCTGCTGGAGTATCCCCTCTTCGGTGTGAATCATGGAGAAGAAGCTCACTGATTTCCTAGATGCTCCACCAAAGAAGGATACCGGTTTAACCCGCGAGGAGCTTGAGCGGGCTCTTAAGAAGGCCGCGGATTTAATCAGGACGAGGGTCGATTATAAGTACATCCCCCTTCTGCTCTTCCTGAAGCGTCTGAGCGACGAGTGGGAGAAGGAGTTTGAGGAGTACGTTAGGAAGCTCACCAAGGAAGGCCTGGACAGAAAGACCGCCGAGGAGCTCGCCCTCAAAGACAGGGAATCATACACGATTAACTATCCGCCAGAATACCTCTGGAGGAAGCTCCGCGAGAAGGACATCGAGAGCCTTCCCCAGAACCTTTCGCAGGCCCTCAAGAAGCTCGCCGAGCTCAACCCCAACCTGAGGGGTGTCGTCGACCGCTTCGACTTTATGGAGTTCATGCTCCACAGGGACAACGCCGAGATACTCAGGCAGCTCTTCGAGCTCTTCAGCGGGCTTGACCTAAAGCACGCCTCGCCCGATGTTCTTGGCGATGCCTACGAGTGGATTCTAAGGTATTTCGCCCCGCAGAAAGCCAAGGAGGGTGAGGTTTATACCCCAAGAGAAGTCATCAGGCTCCTAGTTGAAATCCTCAAGCCGGAGCCGGGCGAAGAAGTCTACGACCCCGCGATGGGCTCCGGGGGAATGCTCATCGGGGCTTACCTTTACGTTAAGGAGCACCGCGGAGCGGATGAGGCTAAAAAGCTCTTCCTCTACGGCCAAGAGGTCAATCCAACCACCTACGCTTTAGCCGAGATGAACATGATACTCCACGGCATTAAGTCTCCAAAGCTCGCCACCGGCGATACACTTCTGAGACCACAGTTTAAAGAGAGCGAAAGGCTCAAGTGCTTCAATGTGGTTATAGCCAACCCTCCGTGGAACCAGGACGGCTACGGTGAGGCGACCCTCAAAAAGGCCGAGTTTACCGAGCGCTTCAAGTACGGCTATCCGCCGAACAACTCCGCGGACTGGGCGTGGATCCAGCACATGCTCGCGAGCGCCAAATATACTGGAAGGGTCGGCATCGTCATAGACAACGGCGCGCTCTTCAGGGGCGGGGCCGAGAAGAAGATAAGGGCGAAGATACTCAAAGAGGATCTGCTTGAGGCGATAATTTTACTCCCCGAAAAGCTCTTCTACAACACCGGCGCTCCGGGTGCGGTAATGATATTCAACAGGAACAAGCCAGAGGACAGGAGGGGGAAAGTCCTCTTCATCAACGCCTCGCAGGAATACGAAAAGCATCCGGAGATAAGGAAGCTGAACAGACTCGGCGAGGAGCACATCAGAAAAATAGTAACTGCCTTCGAGAAGTTTGAAGATATCGAGGGCTTTGCGAGGGTCGTTGAGCTGGACGAGATAAAGGAGAACGACTACAACCTCAACGTCACCCTCTACGTCTTTTCGATGGAGGAAGAGGAGGAGATAGACGTTAAGGCCGAGTGGAAGGAGCTGAAGAGGATTAACGAGGAGCTCGCGAGGGTTGACGAGAGGATTGAGGGGTATTTGAAGGAGCTGGGGTATTGAGGTGAATGACATGACTAATTCCCGCCCAATTCCAATAGTTGAGAGCATTTCTGTTCAAAACATCTACGAGGCTCCAGAATTGAAGCCAATATTTGACGAGTTCCTAGTAGAACTGCCTCCAAGCATGTTGGAGATTATCAAACAATTCGCAGAGCGCATTCTCATGGATATCACGGGGATTAAGGGCACGCTAGAACTTTCCATTGTTGTTGATGCAAA encodes:
- a CDS encoding class I SAM-dependent DNA methyltransferase — protein: MEKKLTDFLDAPPKKDTGLTREELERALKKAADLIRTRVDYKYIPLLLFLKRLSDEWEKEFEEYVRKLTKEGLDRKTAEELALKDRESYTINYPPEYLWRKLREKDIESLPQNLSQALKKLAELNPNLRGVVDRFDFMEFMLHRDNAEILRQLFELFSGLDLKHASPDVLGDAYEWILRYFAPQKAKEGEVYTPREVIRLLVEILKPEPGEEVYDPAMGSGGMLIGAYLYVKEHRGADEAKKLFLYGQEVNPTTYALAEMNMILHGIKSPKLATGDTLLRPQFKESERLKCFNVVIANPPWNQDGYGEATLKKAEFTERFKYGYPPNNSADWAWIQHMLASAKYTGRVGIVIDNGALFRGGAEKKIRAKILKEDLLEAIILLPEKLFYNTGAPGAVMIFNRNKPEDRRGKVLFINASQEYEKHPEIRKLNRLGEEHIRKIVTAFEKFEDIEGFARVVELDEIKENDYNLNVTLYVFSMEEEEEIDVKAEWKELKRINEELARVDERIEGYLKELGY